GATCATCTCAGCAGGAGCTGCCCTTCAGTTATTAAGAATCTGATTGCCATGTCGGCCCTCGTTTAGTGGTAAATGTTGCGTTAGCAATTATATAGTTCCAGGGATTGAAATGGTTTTCTTGTACTAGGAATGGTTGTTAGCTCCCTGGTTTGGTTTGAAGACTTATTATCCGCAGTTATCTTATATTCCTAGTACTATCAGACTACCTATCCTAACTTTCGAAGAAGATGGAAACTAGTACTATATCATTGTCACTTTGTTTCTGTTTTGGTGTTTCATTGCATGTCTGAATCTTTATCAATTTATCAGGAAGTACTTGGATATCAGGTAGCAGTCCATGAATTATATAGATCTGTGATTCGGTAGTTATCTTACTACTGGAAAGAATCTATCAAAGAACATGGATCAGTGCATCTCTGATCAGGAGTTGCCTCTATCACGAGGGATTATTTGCCACACATCTATTCTAAAATTATGACCATGTTTACAAttatcatgcttatgtttgcctGAGATGTTTGCCTCTGTTATGTTAGTGCGTTGCTATGTGCTTCTTTTCCCATTATTTAGCAATAACTTTGTTATCAAGTAGCCATATTGACTGATATTCACCAGGCTTGCAATTTCTCTGATTGAATGCTTTGGATGCCTACTGCAAATCAGGTTTCGAATAAATCTCAGTCCTTGACTCAAATCCACCAAGGAGTACATGCACTTACGCGTTTGGTCTGGAACTGTGGGTACAGATCTGAACCTTCTTTCCTGTATTCCGTTGAGAGCAAATTCATGCATTTACAGTTACTGTGTAAAAGTACAGGCTTCCCTCTTTCCATTCCATGCAAAGCTGCAATGATGATTCAATATTTTTCTTTCGGTCAAGTTAAGCCATTCTTGTGTACCTTATTGTAGCTTGTAAGGTTTAGGATCCTCGAATTGCACCACCTTGTCCAGGATCTGGCTAAGTTAGGCACGACTAGAGACACCTTAAAATGTTGTGAATGTGCTAAAGAAATCAGTTATTTTTTCTTGATTTTTCAGCACCAAGTTCAGTTTTGTAGTACTAGAAATAAAGAGTGTGTGTTCCCGTTGAAATGCACTAGCTGCAGAGCTGTTCTGTTATGCTAAGTAGAGTCGGGTTATAAGCAGTAATCCTCTAGCATCCATAACATTTGTTTCATGACGAAATTTTGCAAGCATCCATAAAATTTGTAAATTTTTGCtacaaaaaaaatcagaattttgtgatttttttttttTCTGAATTTACTGTTTCActcgagctcatttgagctcagGCTGAGAAACATCACGTCCCAGTTTTCTCTTGTACACTTAGCTTCCTTTCTCTGCTTCGGAGGAATGTCTCCGTGTTGCGGACAAGTTGTGCTCGTGTCGTGGTTctcggcatatgctgcaaaagcGTGTTCGCTTACTTGTCCCGCAGCCCCCGTCAGCATTTGTCTTCGCAATAATTTTATGCTTATTGGACTTTGCTCCTCAATCATCATAGGGTCGTCCAGGTTTGCGCTTGCGCTCAGGAGCCGTCAGATCTAACAAATTGCCGACACCACTCCCCTCTGTGTCGCTTCCATACCCACAGCCAGGCCCTTTCAAAAGAGCTCGTTCTTTCTGCACTGCCTTGCTTTCTTTTACCTTGTCTTCTAGGCCCATCCCATCTTGTACAACAGCTATAGGTGTTAGCTCTTGCATAGCTGACTTCAACACATTCATGGCTTTTTCATATGCTGACGTGTTAGGCATCGCCAAGCCTTACAACTTCCATAGCGTGCTTGTACAGGTCTGAGTGTCGAAAAGTTATGGAATTCACTGATATTTGGTCCCTCTGCAGATGTGTTAGATGTTCTGGCAGCACATCCCTCACATCCTTTGTGCACCTCTTCATTATATGCTTTGCAGGGATCTTAGTGAAACCCATGAAGTCAAGTACCTGTCCATAAATTAGACAAATTCTGTTAAAACATTCTGTTTTTAATGCTGATATATGTGCGTTTGTAGTCAGAGTGTACCTTGAGAACATGACAGCACAGGAGCCCCATATGTTCAAAATTACCACACTCACATGACACCTCTGCACCTTTATCCATGACAGCAGCAGCATACAGAAGAACCCAGCACCATTTGTCATGTCTTTCTGGATGATACTGATGTACCAAGTATTTTACACCTTTCTCAACTTCTTCCACTAGTGCACCTTCATACAGGACCTCACCAAACTTCTCAAACATAGCTCTGGTATACACAGTGCTGGCATGCTGTTGCAGCAGTGTGTTCACCTTCATCACTGGAGCGGCCTGATCAGAAATAGTTCCATATTTTTTTTACTATCCATGAGAGTGATGCAATTTAACTGAAATACCacaccataatgcaagcaaaatTACAACTTACTATTTTCGTCCGCCGTTCCTCGTAGTTTTCACTTGCTTCTCGGTCAAAAAGTACAGGCTCCCCTCTTTCCATTCCATGCAAAGTTGCAATGATGATTCAATATTTTTCTTTCGGTCAAGTTAAGCAATTCTTGTGTATCTTATTGTAGCTTGTAAGATTTACTGATTTAGGATCCTCAAATTGCACCACCTTGTCCAGGATCTGGCTGAGTTAGGCACGACTAGACACCTTAAACTGTTGTAAATGTGCAAAAGAAATCAGTTCTTTTTTCTTGATTTTTCAGCTCCAAGTTCAGTTTTGTTGTTCCCATTGAAATGCACTAGCTGCAGAGCTGTTCTGTTATGCTAAGTGGAGTCGGGCTATAAGCAGTAATCCTCTAGCTGCCATCCATCTCCACACTCATATGTATTTCCTGTAAACAGGGTTGGTTAGTATTTTTTGACAGCTGGGTTAGTTAGTTTGTATTAGAAACAATGGTGATTCAGTATTCTTCTTATGGGTCAAGTATCCTATTATTTGTAGCTTGTAAGATTTTGGATCCTCGATTTGCACCACGATGTTATAGGACGTGGCTGAGTTCAGATATTGTATGCAATCTTTGCTTCCTGCACTATAAGTTAGGCAGGATTAGACTCA
The Aegilops tauschii subsp. strangulata cultivar AL8/78 chromosome 3, Aet v6.0, whole genome shotgun sequence genome window above contains:
- the LOC141020762 gene encoding protein FAR1-RELATED SEQUENCE 1-like, with product MKVNTLLQQHASTVYTRAMFEKFGEVLYEGALVEEVEKGVKYLVHQYHPERHDKWCWVLLYAAAVMDKGAEVSCECGNFEHMGLLCCHVLKVLDFMGFTKIPAKHIMKRCTKDVRDVLPEHLTHLQRDQISVNSITFRHSDLYKHAMEVVRLGDA